The Mesomycoplasma ovipneumoniae genome window below encodes:
- a CDS encoding IS30 family transposase gives MERRKFKHFSFEDLVKIEFLLQQNKSIRFIAKQLNVAPSTVSREIKRNLNEYGIYEANLAITKRRKRYYHRYYFRFVELGKYEEFSKIFAIKYDKKVHGVKATYFYIAENFPDIERPSLKTVFNWIKTNKWVIVRSDRLRKYYKKGGKRTRNAVQRLVPEGYVKPIWARDKSIDSRQDFGHWELDLVVGKKASGHDNILTLVERKTRKLFAKKVRNKNPKTINKAIKDLANENNLHIKTITCDNGIEFEEIAILAYWLKVIIYKAEPYASFQRGSNEHANGLIRRFYPKGFDFNLISDDDLQNTISKINSMPREIFNWKSAFEVFNDNMVI, from the coding sequence ATGGAAAGAAGAAAATTTAAACATTTTAGTTTTGAAGATTTAGTAAAAATTGAGTTTTTATTGCAGCAGAACAAAAGTATTAGATTTATTGCTAAACAACTTAATGTCGCACCCTCAACTGTCTCAAGAGAAATTAAAAGAAATCTAAATGAATATGGAATTTATGAAGCTAATTTAGCAATAACAAAAAGACGAAAAAGATATTATCATAGGTATTATTTTAGATTTGTTGAGCTAGGAAAATATGAGGAATTTAGCAAAATTTTTGCAATAAAATATGACAAAAAAGTCCATGGAGTTAAAGCTACATATTTTTATATAGCAGAAAATTTCCCCGACATTGAAAGACCGTCTTTAAAGACTGTTTTTAACTGAATCAAAACTAATAAATGGGTAATAGTTAGGAGTGACAGACTCAGAAAATATTACAAAAAAGGTGGAAAAAGAACCAGAAATGCCGTGCAAAGATTAGTTCCAGAAGGTTATGTAAAACCCATTTGAGCACGTGATAAATCCATAGATTCAAGGCAAGATTTTGGACATTGAGAGCTAGATTTAGTTGTTGGCAAAAAGGCTAGCGGACACGATAATATCCTAACCTTAGTAGAAAGAAAAACTAGAAAATTATTTGCTAAAAAAGTGCGAAATAAAAATCCCAAAACCATCAATAAAGCTATCAAAGATCTTGCAAATGAAAATAATTTACATATCAAAACTATCACTTGCGACAATGGGATTGAATTTGAGGAAATTGCAATATTGGCATATTGATTAAAAGTAATAATTTATAAGGCAGAACCTTATGCTTCATTTCAAAGAGGTTCTAATGAGCATGCAAACGGATTAATTAGAAGATTTTATCCAAAAGGTTTTGATTTTAACCTAATTAGTGATGATGATTTGCAAAATACAATCAGTAAAATTAACTCAATGCCTAGAGAAATTTTTAATTGAAAATCCGCTTTTGAGGTCTTTAATGATAATATGGTGATTTAA
- a CDS encoding PTS ascorbate transporter subunit IIC — MSLSKKNKLLFGLLIFLAVNILIIGITLGVRMGHNGEDFSTALVFLVRVVYLDNYLRQNPLLLGSLVLVGYLVLGRGGREAILGALKTAIGVFLLGIGAATLVRLAAPVFGAIGDIKSGGVVPLDPYLGWTSAGNFLEKSFGQANNFLSLASFTFIAAFIVNILMVLAKRFTNTNSIVITGHIMLQQSTVVTALLYVILFRSIPLLDGGAISAGSQVGLVIISGLFLGIYWATSSVATLKITNLVTQNAGFAVGHQQMLTLFTSYKMGRFFGNKEHSAENRKLPQSLKIFEDNIFTQTIIMLFLFAILFAIIIGYHGLEKTVNDTYSGFTGEAAKIGATWNGSYSGANFVLIILGGVLQIIASLIAIMTGVRMFVTELQQSFHGISEKVIPGAVVAVDIAATYGFSINAVTYGFLGGVFGQFLAVFIAVGLAAIPGNNYSLVAIPLFITLFFNSGAMGVYANASGGWKAAFIVPAIIGFFEIIVISFGLKLIQNIADVGIPVGQNPVTTGFLGMGDWNLFFGLSLIIGQFHYVLGWIIIFVGMIGLILLGQGVDSTKQTKKTWLQKLLKVNVDLVQKEA, encoded by the coding sequence ATGTCGCTTAGTAAAAAGAACAAATTACTTTTTGGCCTACTTATTTTCTTGGCAGTTAACATTTTAATTATCGGGATCACACTCGGTGTTCGAATGGGTCATAATGGCGAGGATTTTTCAACTGCCCTTGTTTTTCTTGTTCGAGTAGTTTATCTTGATAACTATTTAAGACAAAATCCACTTTTGCTTGGATCACTGGTTCTTGTTGGTTATCTTGTTTTAGGTCGGGGCGGTCGAGAAGCAATTCTTGGCGCACTAAAAACAGCTATCGGAGTTTTCCTTTTAGGAATTGGAGCAGCTACTCTAGTTCGACTAGCTGCTCCAGTTTTTGGAGCAATTGGAGATATTAAATCCGGTGGTGTTGTTCCGCTTGATCCTTATTTAGGGTGAACTTCTGCGGGCAATTTTCTTGAGAAAAGCTTTGGACAAGCAAATAACTTTCTGTCTTTAGCATCTTTCACCTTCATTGCCGCCTTTATTGTTAATATTTTAATGGTTTTGGCAAAAAGGTTCACTAACACAAATTCAATTGTGATTACTGGACATATTATGCTTCAGCAATCAACAGTTGTTACCGCACTTTTATATGTAATTTTATTCCGTTCAATTCCATTGCTTGATGGTGGGGCAATTTCTGCTGGATCTCAAGTTGGACTTGTAATTATTTCTGGTCTATTTTTAGGAATTTACTGAGCAACTTCATCGGTTGCAACCTTAAAAATAACTAACCTTGTTACCCAAAATGCTGGTTTTGCCGTTGGTCACCAACAAATGCTTACTTTATTTACTAGTTACAAAATGGGTCGCTTTTTTGGAAACAAAGAGCATAGTGCTGAAAATCGTAAATTACCTCAATCACTCAAAATTTTTGAGGACAACATTTTTACCCAAACAATAATTATGCTATTTCTCTTTGCAATTTTATTTGCGATAATTATTGGTTACCATGGATTAGAAAAAACTGTTAATGATACATACAGTGGATTTACCGGGGAAGCTGCAAAAATTGGTGCTACTTGAAATGGATCATATAGTGGTGCAAACTTTGTTCTCATAATTCTTGGTGGAGTACTCCAAATAATTGCTTCCTTAATCGCAATTATGACTGGTGTTAGAATGTTTGTTACTGAATTACAACAGTCATTCCACGGAATTTCTGAAAAAGTAATTCCTGGTGCTGTTGTTGCTGTTGACATTGCCGCAACTTATGGATTTTCAATTAACGCCGTTACTTATGGATTCCTTGGTGGGGTTTTTGGGCAATTTTTAGCTGTCTTTATCGCAGTTGGTCTTGCTGCAATCCCTGGAAACAATTATTCCTTAGTTGCAATTCCACTCTTTATCACACTCTTTTTCAACTCAGGAGCAATGGGAGTTTATGCTAATGCCTCAGGAGGTTGAAAAGCTGCATTTATTGTTCCAGCAATAATTGGATTCTTTGAAATTATTGTAATTTCATTTGGTCTAAAATTAATCCAAAATATTGCTGATGTTGGAATTCCTGTTGGTCAAAATCCAGTTACAACCGGATTTTTAGGAATGGGTGACTGAAACCTCTTCTTTGGACTTAGCCTAATTATCGGTCAATTCCACTATGTTTTAGGATGAATTATTATTTTTGTTGGAATGATTGGTCTAATTCTTTTAGGTCAAGGAGTTGATTCAACAAAACAAACTAAAAAAACATGACTGCAAAAATTACTCAAAGTTAATGTTGATTTAGTTCAAAAAGAAGCCTAA